The DNA region TGACCAACGCTGTACCATCATCGTTAGTCGCCATTCTGGTGATAACCGCGCTGGTAGCAGGTCTGGAACTGGATACCCGCACCGTAGTTGATTACCTGCAAAACATGAGTGGCGATGCGACAGCAACTATCGCTGGCACCTTGCCTACATTTGCCCTTCCCGCAGTACCGCTCAGTTGGGATACGCTTTACATTATCCTGCCTTATTCCGCTATTTTAGCGGCGGTAGGTCTAATCGAATCGCTGTTAACTCTGACAGTTGTTGATGAAATGACGCAAACCCGCGGTCAAGGCAACCGCGAGTGTCTCGGCCAAGGCACCGGCAATGTGCTCAGCGGCTTGTTTGGTGCAATGGGCGGTTGCGCCATGATTGGTCAATCGATGATCAACATCAATTCCGGCGGTCGCGGCCGGTTATCTGGCATGACTGCGGCGATTACGCTGTTGTGTTTTATCCTGTTTGCTGCCAGTTTTATCGAGATGATCCCGCTGGCAGCACTGGTCGGCGTGATGTTCATGGTGGTACTTGGCACTTTTGAGTGGGCAAGTTTTAAGATGATGCGCAAAGTGCCAAAAACTGATGCGTTTGTGATTGTGCTGGTCACTGTGGTCACAGTATTTACCGATTTGGCAATCGCGGTATTTATTGGCGTCATAGTGTCGGCGCTGGTGTTTGCTTGGGAGCATGCCAAACAGATACACGCGAGTCGTACCGAAACCAATGACGGCCGAACCTGCTATCAGCTCAAAGGCCCATTATTTTTCGGCTCAACCGCTTCTTTTTTAGAGCTGTTTGATGCCAATGCGGATCGGGATGAGGTGGTTATCGACTTTCGTAATGCTCGGGTCTGTGATCATTCAGCACTGGAAGCTATTGATACCTTAGCCGAGCGCTATCTTAAGCTTGGCAAGCGGTTGCATCTACAACACCTGTCTGGAGATTGCACCAAACTGTTGCAGCAGGCTGGTGATATGGTGGAAATAGATCTGCTAACCGACCCCCATTATCGGGTTGCGGATGATCAGCTCGCCTGATACCACAAACAATTCAGGGGACATTCGTCCCCTGTCAGCACCATTGCATCACTATTTTTGCTCAGTGTTTTTTTGCCAGTCCGCAAAATAGTGGCAAATTTTTTCCAGTTTCGGGCCGATGACTAGCGAACAATAGGGTTGCTGCTGATGCCCAGCGTAATAGTCCAAGTGCTCCACTTCTGCCGGATAAAATGCTTGGTAAGCACTGAGTTCGGTCACAATACCTGCGCGATATTCACCACTTTGAGCCAACGCTTTAATAACAGCATCCGCGGTGGCAATCTGCTGCGCATCATGAGCAAAAATCACCGAGCGATACTGGGTGCCCACATCATTTCCCTGTCGATTCAGCGTGGTCGGGTCATGGGCGGCAAAAAGACTTCCAGTAACTGCTCATAGCTGATCTGCGCCGGGTCATACACTAGCTGCACTACTTCAGCATGTCCGGTATCGCCGTTACACACGCGGCGGTAATGCGCCGTACTTGCCTCGCCGCCAGCGTAACCTGGGGTCACCTGCAAAACCCCTCGCAGCGACTTGAACACCGCTTCTGTACACCAAAAACAACCGCCACCAAAGGTTGCCACAGCGGTAGCCGGTGCTACCGTCACGGGATCTTCGGCAGCTTCAAACACCATAGATACCGAGTTGACACAATGACGTAAATTCTTCGGTGTCAGATATTCACCCGCAAATACATGCCCAAGGTGAGCGCCACAGTTAGCACACAAAATTTCGGTACGTTGACCATCGGCATCGGTTTTTCTGGCAACGGCGCCGGGGAGCTCATCATCGAACGCGGGCCAGCCACAATGCGCCTGAAATTTATGTTCAGACAGATACAAAGGCGCACCACACTTACGGCACAGATAGCGACCAGGCGCCGCGTGCTGATAATACTGCCCACTAAAAGGTCGCTCAGTACCTTTATCTTCAATGACATAACGTTCAAAGTCATCTAAAGGTAGCATGGTTTTCATGGAATTACTCCTGTATTGCTCAGCGCCGCCAGCACTGATAACACCTAAGCCGCGGCATTCAGCTTGTGATCCCGATCACTTTACGTTGCTGCTGTTACAACATCAAGGTAGACTTGCGGCCAAACTGCCGCCGGACTAAAACTTCAACAAGTATCGCCATAAGTAGCGCATTCCATCTTAGTACACTGGCGGGATGACCTTATCTGATATACGCGGGCAAGAAACAGATGAAATTAGAAACGATAGACTTTCGTGCAGCAGATGCACCGCAACGCTTTGTTAAGTCACTGCGCCACACAGGTTTTGGGGTGCTGAGCAACCACCCGATTTCGCAACAACTGGTGCAAACGATTTATCAGGAGTGGCAGGCATTTTTCTCTCACCAGCCAAAGAGCAATATCTCTTTAACCCGGCAACCCAGGACGGTTTCTTTCCATCACGCGTATCAGAAACGGCCAAAGGTTACAGTGTTAAAGACATTAAAGAGTTTTTTCATGTTTACCCTTGGGGCCAACTCCCACCAGCGCTGAAAAACAACATTCTGGAGTATTACCAACAGGCCAATGCCTTTGCCGCACAACTGTTGGATTGGGTTGAGCGTTATTCGCCAACAGAGGTTGCCGCCAATTACAGTGAACCGCTGTCACAGATGATCAAGAACAGCCAGAAAACCCTGTTACGAGTGCTGCATTACCCGCCAATGACAGGTAATGAAACAACAGGCGCTATCCGCGCGGCAGCCCATGAAGATATCAACCTACTGACGGTACTGCCCGCCGCCAATGAGCCTGGACTACAGGTAAAATCGCTGGAAGGTGAATGGCTGGATGTGCCCAGCGACTTTGGCAATATCATCATCAATATCGGTGACATGTTACAGGAAGCCTCCGGCGGTTATTTCCCATCTACCACCCATAGAGTGATCAATCCCGAAGGTGCCAACATGGCAAAATCGCGCATTTCACTGCCACTATTCCTGCATCCTCGGCCAGAAGTAGTGCTGTCACAACGCTATACCGCTGACAGCTATCTGCTGGAACGTCTGCGCGAACTCGGCGTTATCTAAGGGGCGATGACCAAAGCCTGCGGGCGCTTTTGCTAAACAGGATGGTACAATACGCGACTTTTCAGATTCAGCAGGAATAAGCAATGGCGGTTCAATGGTATCCAGGGCACATGCACAAAGCCCGCAAAGAGATTGAAGAAGCAATGCCACAAATCGATCTGGTGATCGAAGTGTTGGATGCCCGCATCCCCTACAGCAGTGAAAACCCTATGGTGGCCAAGCTGCGTGGTGACCGGCCTTGTATTAAATTGCTGAACAAAGCCGATTTAGCCGATCCACTTGTTACCGCCCAATGGATTGAATATCTGGAACAGGAACAAGGCGTTAAGGCTCAAGCCATCTCAACCACCTTGCAGCCCGGAGCCTTAAAAGCGCTACCAGATCTGTGCCGTAAACTAGTGCCACAAGCCGAAGGGAATGTACGTGACATCCGCACCATGATCATGGGCATTCCCAATGTAGGCAAATCCACCATCATCAATACACTGGCTGGCCGAGTTGTAGCAAAAACCGGGAACGAACCCGCCGTGACCAAAGGCCAACAGCGCATCAATCTGAAAAACGGCATAGTGCTGTCCGACACGCCGGGGATCTTGTGGCCGAAAGTAGACAATGAAGCCTCTGGTTACCGTCTGGCCGTCACGGGAGCCATTAAAGATACCGCGATTGAATATGACGATGTTGCCATGTTTGCCGCCGGTTATTTCCTGGAAGCCTACCCAGAACAGATCAAAGAACGTTATAAGCTGGATGAACTGCCACCAACCGATATTGAACTGCTAGAAGAGATTGGTCGCCGTCGTGGTGCACTGCGCTCTGGCGGTTATCTGGATCTGCATAAAGCATCAGAATTGTTGTTGCATGAATACCGCGCTGGGAAAATTGGCTTATTGTCGCTAGAAACCCCAGCCATGGCCGAAAAAGAGAAGGTCGAAGTCGCTGAAATGCTAGCGCTTAAAGAAGCCGAAAAGAAGCGCGCCGCGCTGAACAAAAACGTAAGCATTCTGGCAAACGCCACTGACACTACGCGCCATAGGCTCAATCATCACCACCGCATAACGCCCAAGTGGCGTCTCGCACCACATCAGGCCGTTTTGCATTGGGTGAGGCAAGAGTTTATTTTTGCGCCATTTTGGGATAGAGTCTGTGCCATCGTATTTCGCGGAATGACGCTGGCCATTGTCCCCACATCCTGCTGAGTTAAATCACGTGCTTTAATCTCTGTTTTCGGCCAGCACTAGCACGGGATTGCTGTTTGAGTTGCTCACAAATTCAACGCCTAACTACAGTCCTTCTGTGCTGTATCAGCCCCACCCCGTGGTTTACGCTCATAAAGGCTCAGTTTCGGTTATAGGGATAGTTTGTGATCCTGGCGCATGCGCCTCAGGAACAGGCACTGCGTCATGGCTCAATTGATAGTCAGACCTTACTCGAAGGAATCTGGCAAACCTAGGTTTACCTTTGCTTGTC from Shewanella dokdonensis includes:
- a CDS encoding SulP family inorganic anion transporter yields the protein MFDLIRAQGGSPRADILSGLTVALALVPEAVAFAFVAHVAPMVGLYAAFIMGLVTAVLGGRPGMISGATGAMAVVMTALVDSHGIQYLFAAVVLAGVLQLAAGLFRLGKFIRIVPTPVMIGFVNGLAIVIFLAQLGQFQTKGADGNMHWLSQPALLIMLALVLLTMAIIHFLPKLTNAVPSSLVAILVITALVAGLELDTRTVVDYLQNMSGDATATIAGTLPTFALPAVPLSWDTLYIILPYSAILAAVGLIESLLTLTVVDEMTQTRGQGNRECLGQGTGNVLSGLFGAMGGCAMIGQSMININSGGRGRLSGMTAAITLLCFILFAASFIEMIPLAALVGVMFMVVLGTFEWASFKMMRKVPKTDAFVIVLVTVVTVFTDLAIAVFIGVIVSALVFAWEHAKQIHASRTETNDGRTCYQLKGPLFFGSTASFLELFDANADRDEVVIDFRNARVCDHSALEAIDTLAERYLKLGKRLHLQHLSGDCTKLLQQAGDMVEIDLLTDPHYRVADDQLA
- the ylqF gene encoding ribosome biogenesis GTPase YlqF — protein: MAVQWYPGHMHKARKEIEEAMPQIDLVIEVLDARIPYSSENPMVAKLRGDRPCIKLLNKADLADPLVTAQWIEYLEQEQGVKAQAISTTLQPGALKALPDLCRKLVPQAEGNVRDIRTMIMGIPNVGKSTIINTLAGRVVAKTGNEPAVTKGQQRINLKNGIVLSDTPGILWPKVDNEASGYRLAVTGAIKDTAIEYDDVAMFAAGYFLEAYPEQIKERYKLDELPPTDIELLEEIGRRRGALRSGGYLDLHKASELLLHEYRAGKIGLLSLETPAMAEKEKVEVAEMLALKEAEKKRAALNKNVSILANATDTTRHRLNHHHRITPKWRLAPHQAVLHWVRQEFIFAPFWDRVCAIVFRGMTLAIVPTSC